The genome window CTGTAgtgccagagaacaaccagcagccccccaactgctgtctgTTCCCCATTCTTTAGCTTCTCCTGATACAttccaagtctcgcttttcgtcCATTCGATGTCTTCtcgggccagagaacaaccagaaGCCCCCCAACTCCTGACTGTTCCCTATCCTTCAGCTTCTActgatccagtccaagtctcgcttttcgtcCATTTGATGTCTTCTCGgaccagagaacaaccagcagccccccaactgctgaccaTTCCCTATCCTTCAGCTTCTCTTGATCCAGTACAAGTCTTGCTTTTCGTCCATTCGATGTCCTGTAGGGACAGAGAACAACCAGCAAACCCCCAATTGCTGGACGTTCCCTTTCCTTCAGCTCCTCCTGATCCATTCTAAGTCTCGCTTTTCGTCCATTCGATGTCCTGtcgggccagagaacaaccagcaatCCCCCAACTGCTGACCGTTCCCTATCCTACAGCTTCTGATCCATTCGAAGTCTCGCTTTCCGTCCATTCGATGTCCTCTAGGggcagagaacaaccagcagccccccaactgctgaccgTTCCCTATCCTTCAGCTTCTTTTGATCCAGTCCAAGTCTCACTTTTCGTCCATTCAATGTCCTGtagggccagagaacaaccagcagccccccaactactgaccgtTCCCTATCCTTCAGCTTCTCctgatccagtccaagtctcgcttttcgtaCACTCAATGTCCTGTAGGGCCAGAGAataaccagcagccccccaactgctgaccaTTCCCTATCCTTCAGCTTCTTctgatccagtccaagtctcgcttttTGTCCATTCGATGTCCTGTTGGTCCAGATAACTACCAGCAGCCCCCTAACTGCTGACTGTCCCTATCCTTCAGATTCTTctgatccagtccaagtctcgcttttcgtaCATTTGATGTCCTGTAGGGCctaagaacaaccagcagccccccaactgctgactGTCCctattcttcatattcttctgATCCAGcccaagtctcgcttttcgtcCATTTGATGTCCTGttgggccagagaacaaccagcagccccccaactgctgactGTCCCTATCCTTCAGATTCTTTCGATCCAGTCCAAGTCTCGTTTTTCGTCCATTCAATGTCCTGtagggccagagaacaaccagcagccccccaactactgaccgtTCCCTATCATTCAGCTTCTCTTGATCCAGTCCAAGTCTTGCTTTTCATCCATTCGATGTCCTCTagtccaagtctcgcttttcgtaCATTTGATGTCCTGttgggccagagaacaaccagcagccccccaactgctgaccgCTCCCTATCCTTCAGCTTCTTCTGATCCAGTCCAAGTTTTGCTTTTTGTCCATTCGATGTCCTGtcgggccagagaacaaccagacAATGCTGACTGTCCCTATCCTTCGTTCTTGACCAGTCAGTCAGCTTTTCGTCATCGAGTCCTGtcgggccagagaacaaccaacagccccccaactgctggacGTTCCCTATCCTTCAGCTCCTCCTGATCCAGTCCAAGTCTTGCTTTTCATCTATTCGATGTTCTGtcgggccagagaacaaccagcagcccccaactgctggctgTTCCCCATTCTTCAGCTTCTGATCCCGTCCATGTCTCGCTTTTCGTCCATTCGATGTCCTGtagggccagagaacaaccagcagcccccaactgctggcccTTCCCTATTCTTCAGCTTCTCCTGAACCAatccaagtctcgcttttcgtcCATTCGATGTCCTGTCGGGCCAGAGAAGAACCAGTAGCCCACCAACAGCTGGCCGTTCCCCATTCTTCAGCTTCTCCTGATCCAGTGAAAGTCTCGCGTTTTGTCCATTCGATTTCCTGtcaggccagagaacaaccagcagccatCAAGTTGATTGGCCGGTTCCCCATTCTTCAGCTTTCTGAAATCCAGGTCCCAAGTCTCGCTTTTTGTCACCATTCGAATGTCTTCAttgggccagagaacaaccagcaagCCTGCCCCGACACCTGCTTAACCGTTTTCCTTGATTCCGTTCAGCTTCTGATCCAGTCCAAGTCTTGCTTTTCATCCATTCGATGTCCTGtagggccagagaacaaccagcagccccccaactgctgatcGTTCCCTATCCTTCAGCTTCTTCTGATCCATTCCAAATCTCCCTTTTTGTCCATTCGATGTCCTATAGGGTctgagaacaaccagcagccccccaactgctgatcGTACCCTATCCTTCAGCTTCTTCTGATCCATTCCAAATCTCCCTTTTTGTCCATTCGATGTCCTGtcgggccagagaacaaccagcagccccccaactgatGGCCGTTCCCCATTCTTCAGCTTCAGCTGATCCATTCCAATTCTCGCTTTTCGTCCATTTGATGTCCTGTatggccagagaacaaccagcagccccccaactgctggccgttccCCATTCTTCAGCTTCTCCTGATCCAGTCCAAGTTTCGATTTTCGTCCATTTGATGTCCTGacgggccagagaacaaccagcagccccccaactgctgaccgttccctatccttcagcttctcctgatccagtccaagtctcGATTTTCGTCCATTCAATGTTGTGTCGTGCCAGAGAACAACcagtagccccccaactgctgactGTTCCCTATTCTTCAGCTTCTCctgatccagtccaagtctcGCTTCTCGTCCATTTGATGTCCTGtcaggccagagaacaaccagcagccccccaactgctgaccgTTCCCTATTCTTCAGCTTTTCCTGATCCAttccaagtctcgcttttcgtcCATTCGATGTCCTGTCGGgacagagaacaaccagcagccccccaactgctgaccgttccctattcttcagcttctcctgatccggtctaagttttgcttttcgtccattcgatgtcctgtcgggccagagaacaaccagcagccccccaactgctgaccgTTCCCTATTCTTCAGCTTCTCCTTTATCCGCTAAGTTTTGCTTTTCATCCATTCGATGTCCTGTCGGGCCAAGAGAACAACAGTAGCCCCCAACTGCTGACCGTTCCCTATTCTTCAGCTTCTCCTGAtccggtctaagttttgcttttcgtccattcgatgtcctgtcgggccagagaacaaccagcagccccccaactgctgaccgttccctattcttcagcttctcctgatccggtctaagttttgcttttcgtccattcgatgtcctgtcgggccagagaacaaccagtagccccccaactgctgaccgttccctattcttcagcttctcctgatccggtctaagttttgctttTCGTCCATTCGATGTCCTGTCGGgacagagaacaaccagcagccccccaactgctgaccgTTCCCTATTCTTCAGCTTCTCCTGATCCGTCCAAGTTTCGCTTTTCGTCCATTCGATGTTCTGtcgggccagagaacaaccagagccccaactgctgaccgttccctattcttcagcttctcctgatccggtctaagttttgctttTGTCCATTCGATGTCCTGTCGGGCCAAGAGAACCAACAAGGGCCCCCAACTGCGACCGTTCCCTATTCTTCAGTTCTTTCCTGATTCCggtctaattttttcttttcggtCCATTTCGATGACCTGTCGTGGCCAGAGAACAACcaagccccccaactgctgaccgTTCCCTATTCTTCAGCTTCTCCTGATGCCGTCTAAGTGGCTCGGTCCAATTGTTTTTCGATTCTGTCGTCCAGAAGAACAACCAGTCCCCCCAACGGCTTGCCGTTCCCTATTCCTTCAGCTTCTCCGATCCgggtcacattttttttttttttgctttttggtcCCGTACGATGTCCGTCGGGACAGAGAAAACAGCAAGCCAACTGCTTACCGTTCCCTATTCTTGCAGCTTCTCCTGATCTGGTCTAGTTTTTGCTTTTCGTCCTTATTCGATGTACCTGtcgggccagagaacaaccagtagccccccaactgctgacgTTTCCCTATTCTTCCAGCTTTCTCCTGATCGGTCtaagttttgctttgttttcgtCCATTCGATGTCGTGTCGGGGCATAGAACAACCAGCaacagcagccccccaactgctgaccgttccctattcttcagcttctcctgatccggtctaagttttgctttTCGTCCATTTGATGTCCTGtcgggccagagaacaaccagtagccccccaactgctgaccgttccctattcttcagcttctcctgatccggtctaagttttgctttTCGTCCATTCGATGTCCTGTCGGgacagagaacaaccagcagccccccaactgctgaccgttccctattcttcagcttctcctgatccggtctaagttttgctttTCGTCCATTCAATGTCCTGtcgggccagagaacaaccagcagccccccaactgctgaccgttccctattcttcagcttctcctgatccggtctaagttttgcttttcgtccattcgatgtcctgtcgggccagagaacaaccagtagccccccaactgctgaccgTTCCTATTCTTCAGCTTCTCCTGATCCGTCTAAGTTTTGCTTTTCGTCCATTCGATGTCCTGTCGGGACAGAGAAAAAaaccagcagcccccccaacTGCTGACCGTTCCCTATTCTTCAGCTTCTCCTGATCTGGTCTAAGTTTAGCTTTTCGTCCATTCGGTGTCCTGtcgggccagagaacaaccagcagccccccaactgctgaccgATCCCTATCCTTCAGCTTCTCCTGATCCAGTCCAAGTTTTGCTTTTTGTCCATTCGATGTCCTGttgggccagagaacaaccagcagccccctaaCTGCTGACCGTTCCCTATCATTCAGCTTTTCCTGATCCAGTCCAAGCCTCGCTTTTCGTCCATTCGATGTCCTGTCTTGCCAGAGaaaaccagcagccccccaactgctgaccgTTCCCTATCCTTCAGCTTCTTctgatccagtccaagtctcgcttttcgttCATTCGATGTCCTGTCGGggcagagaacaaccagcagccccccaactgctgaccgttccctattcttcagcttctcctgatccagtccaagtcttgcttttcgtccattcgatgtcctgtcgggccagagaacaaccagcagccccccaactgctggccatTCCTTATTCTTCATCTTCTCCTGATCCAGTCCAAGTTTAGCTTTTTGTCCATTCGATGTCCTGTCGGGCCAAAGAacagccagcagccccccaactgctgaccgttccctattcttcagcttctcctgatctagtccaagtctcgcttttcgtcCATTTGATATCCTGtcgggccagagaacaaccagcagccccccaactgctgaccgTTCCCCATTCTTCAGCTTCTCCTGATCTAGTCCAAGTTTCGCTTTTCGTCCATTTGATATCCTGTCgggctagagaacaaccagcagccccccaactgctgaccgTTCCCTATTCTTCATCTTCTCCTGATCCAGTCCAAGTTTTGCTTTTCGTCCATTCCATGTCCTGtcgggccagagaacaaccagcagccccccaactgctgaccgTTCCGTATCCTTCAGCTTCTCCTGATCCATTCCATTTTTCGCTTTAAGACCATTGGATGTCCTGtcgggccagagaacaaccagcagccccccaactgctgaccgTTCCCTATCCTTCAGCTTCTGATCCATTCCAAGTTTTGCTTTTCATCCATTCGATGTCCTGTCGGGCCAGAAAACAACCAGCATCCCCCCAACTGCTGACCGTTCCCTATCCTTCAGCTTCTCCTGATCCATTCCAAGTTTCACTTTTTGTCCATTCGATGTCCAGTCGGgtcagagaacaaccagcagccccccaactgctggccgttccCTATCCTTCAGTTTCTCCTTATTCATTCCAAgtttcgcttttcctcctttcgaTGTCGTGTCGGGCCAGAGAActaccagcagccccccaactgctgaccgTTCCCTATCCTTCTGCTTCTCCTGATCCAttccaagtctcgcttttcgtcCATTCAGTGTCCTATATGGTTAGAGAACAACTAGCCATCCCCCAACCGCTGGGTATTTACAATCTTTCAGCTTCATAGGTGcagtttatatttcattatgtttataGTCTGTATTCGTGTATCGTGTCTTCCAAGAATTCTTGCACCGTTTCTTTATCCACAAGTCCCCTTCTGTAAAGATTATGCAAAAGATTGCATTTCTCAaccttatttattaatatttgccTGTCTTTTCCTTTATTGCTCTTTTCAAGTTCATCCAGTTGCATGTCTTTTCCTTTATTGCTCTTTTCAAGTTCTTCAATCTTCTTCTCCAGCTggacttccctttctttttttgcattccAATTTAAATTTTCCTCTAACTGCACTTCCTCTATGAGTTTTTCTCGCCTCTCTATACTATGAATGGTCTCCTGTTTCTTTTGATAAAAATCTTCCCTTTCCTTTTGAAACAGTTCTTTCTCTTTAAGAAACTCTGCTTTCATTTCTTTGAAGTCTATTATTTTCTGATAGAGTTCCTGCTCTACTTTCTGCATttcttcctttttagttttccatAGTTGTGCTAGTTTTCCTGATTTTTCATTGAAATCCTGTAATTGGTGCTCTCTGTCTTTGTTTGCTCTATCAAATTCTTCCTTTTCCCTATCCAATGCTTCCTTTTCCAtatgaaatttttccttttccctaTCTAATGCTTCCTTTTCCACATGAAATTCTTCCTTTTCCCTATCTGAAGTTTCCTTTTCCATATTGAAATCCTGTAATTGGTgctctctttctttgttttccctatcaaattcttcctttttcctatactaatgcttccttttccatatgaaattcttccttttccttatctAATGCTTGCTTTTCCATATgaaattcttccttttccttatctAATGCTTGctttttcatatgaaattcttccttttccttatctAATGCTTGCTTTTCCATATGAAATTCTTCCTTTTCCATATGAAATTCTTCCTTTTCCATATGAAATTCTTCCTTTTCCCTATCTAATGTTTGCTTTTCCATATgaaattcttccttttccttatctAATGCTTGCTTTTCCATATGAAATTCTTCCTTTTCCATATgaaattcttccttttccttatGTAATGCTTCATTTTCTATatgaaattcttccttttcttacgTAATGCTTCCCTTTCCATATgaaattcttccttttccttataTAATGCTTcctttttcatatgaaattcttccttttccattttgaaatcctgtaattggtgctctctttctttgttttccCTATCAAATTCTTCCAACACCCGAtcaaattcttccttttccttgtctAATGCTTCCTTTTCCATATGATATTCTTCCCTTTCCCTATCTGAAGTTTCCTTTTCCATATTGAAATTCTGTAATTGGTgctctctttctttgttttccttatcaaattcttccttttccctttctaaTGCTTCCTTTTCCCTATCTAATGCTTCCTTTCTCCTATCTACTGCTTCCTTTTCCATATGAAATTCTTCCTTTTCCCTATCTACTACTTCCTTTTCCATATgaaattcttccttttccttgtagAAAGTTGCCATTTCTCTTTGGAAGGCATCCTTGCCCTcatcaaatatttctttttctctgtagAAGGCTTCTCTTTCTGCAGCAAAGGCTTCTTTCTCCCTAATTTGAGCCAGTCTCTCCATATTAAGGGCCTCCCTATCATTATGGAGTGCTTGTTCATCCCCACTGATGGCTGCTCCCTCGACATGGAAGGCATCCCTTTGTTTCGTTATGAATAGCTCTTTTTGAACAATTGGGGCAGCCTGGGGAGTGAGACAGTCCTCTGAAGAGATAATTGTTTTGGATGTGCCCAGGATTTCCTTTGGAATACTGGAGGTTTCTTGTTTGGTAGCTAGGACCTCCTCCTGAGTGGAAATAAGCTCATCTTCCTCCTGGGTAGTTTGGGGAGTGAGACAGGGCTCTTCTGGATGAACTGGGGTAGCCTGGGCAGTGGAGCCCAAGTCCTCTAGAACGATGAAAGGTTCCCCTGGTACGGGTTTGGAATTTGACATAATATCTTCCTCTGTAAGCGCGAGTCCCTCGGAAGTTATATTTTCTGGGATGGATATGAAGTCCTCTGTTTTGGATGTTCCCAGGACTTCCTTTGGAATACTGGAGGTTTCTTGTTTGGTAGCTAGGACCTCCTCATGAGTGGAAATAAGCTCATCTGTTGAATATTTCGGATCAAGGAGGACTTCTTCCTCCTGGATAGGTGCCGGTAGGATGGTGTTTTGCAGAATAATGACGTCCTCAGTGGCAGGTTGTGATTGGCACATGCGTTGGCACATGCATTCAAGAATCTTATCCAACTGAGTTTGGACATCCTTTCCTCGGCTCTGTTGAGGACATGGATGTGAACGTCAATATGTGCTTTATTGGCCATGTCTTTTTTGCTGAACCCCAGGGTCTTCTTTTGTTTTCGTAGTTTGGCAACCATCTCCACCAAAGCTGCCGCGTCGTCGTTTTTCTCTGTCCTCTGCAGTTTCAAGAGGTGATCAATCACCTCACTCAAACTCTGCATATCCCTGTCCTTTGACCCCACAACCTCTTGTAAGTCTTTGTCAGGGAGGCATTCTGTGATGTCCATTACCCTATCTGTTTCTCCAGAGCTCGTCATTTGCCTCGGGTCTTCGGTGGCCAGCATCTCTACGTGACCTCCCAGACGTGGAGTTTTCGACTCCTTCCTAATGCACAGTTGCTCCTTAAGTCTTCCTAACTCAATTACAAGTTCCTTTCCGAATGAACTTTGGCGGAGCGTGGCGCTGGTCTCTAGCTTTTCCTTAGAGGCCTCTTTCGTGCGTCTCTTTGAATGTTCGAGTTCCGCAATCATCTGTTGTTTATAAGCCTCTATTTCCTTACATAGTTCTGTTCCTGAGTGCCTCTCTTCTCTAAGTCTCTCTTCCTGACCCTCCATCTTCAGCTTTGCGTTCCTCTCCTCGAATTTGTTTGCCAGGTCTTCCAATCGTCTCTCTACCTCCAAGATTCGTTTCTCCTTCTGGCAATTGTCCTCCTGAAGTCTGTCTATCTTGACATTTGCCGCAGCCAAATCCTCTCTCAAATGTTTCACTTCCTCTGAAATCTGTGTCTTTCCGTTCACAAGCTTCTGTACCTCACACGTTAGAGATTCGATTTTGTTATCTTTCTTCCTTGCCCACATCTCCAACaattctgttttcttttgttcGTTCAAGAGCTCGCGTTCCAACACTACCAGCTTCTCATTAGCTGTCGCGAGTCGGTTCTCTCGTCGGGAAACTTCCTTGTTGAGCTCGATGATTTGTTCGACTTGTTCTTCGATCTGGTGGGCCCTTGCGTTCGCCAGACCAAACAATTCGTTTATTTGCAGCCTGTGCATTCGAAGTCCCACCATTTCGTGGCTCATCTCAAGGATCAAGTCACGGAGAAGTTCCAGTCCAGCATCACATTTCGGGCTACTGTCTCCTTCCTTTAGTCGGTCGGCGCAGCCTTCCTCCCGAATGGCGGCCATCTTATCTTCCCCGTTTGAATCCGCGCCGTCACCTGCAATTATGCCTTTGACGAGATTAACAAGTGATTCGATCTCGCTGTTCCGTTGAGCCATCACCTCCATTTGAGTCTGGACCATTTCCTTCAATTGGTTGTTTTCGAATTCCAGACCTTCAATTTTATCCTTGAGGTGGTCAGTTCCGATGTTCTCGATTTCCTCCGTGGACGATTCCTTCATTTCAGCCAGGTGACGGGGGATACTGTAGCTCCTCCTCCAACTGAACAAGAACTTGCATacggtaaaaataataaaaaagagtaaCAACACTGCGAAAAACGGCAGTGCGTTCCAATCGCCGAATTCGGCGCCATTATTAACCATATTTCTCATAACAAAGTTTATTTGCATAGGCATGATTGTGATATGTTTTACATCACACCTTTCACGATGGTTAGTTTTTAGAATTGTCAGTTGGATGCGAAGACTTCTTCAGAcgcttccttccttcgttccttttttccttccttcgttccttccttccttccgtggATCGGCCCGGAGATTTCGCTTTCGGAATCCGGAGTCTTCTGGACTCGCTGCTGTGAGGAATTGAGGACTTTCGTAGATGGAGCTGCTTAAGGATGGAAGGACTTGCTCGCACGAGGCGGAATCCGCGCGGTTGCGAAGATGTTATATATAACATAGTCGGAAATCCAACAAGATCAATtagctgagattaaaactattaatgatattgcattgaaacttaaatacccaaggacttttgtagatgtggcatgggaaagagctagaaaaattttttatttaactaatgacaaactcgaatttagtaagcataacattctaaaatcaccttatgatgaaaggtttttagatattcctagaattttaaagctttttaacataaatgttgttttcagtaatattaatgtcaagagtttagtaataaaaaattctccaaaaGATATTGcgggctgcatatatgaaattcgttgcaaaaagtgtgataaagtctattacggacaatattctgtgagataaatataagcaacaaaattaatatattcagtttttacatgttttggactgtacggatactttgataatcctggattatctctaaattttgcccttttgacaattaaccatctggtatttttgatctagttgtttacctgataactccCTCTCCAATCGTATTTCATTCGGTCCttcacaatgtcttagtaaagacgaaagcgcttggatttctgactatcattttcctgtggtattcgcttatttaatgaaggcacataattgatttttaaagcatacatttatatgtatatataaatatatatatatatatatattataatatatatatatacatagatgattgattatattatattttttaattatttaattataattataaatattattatatttatatttatttatattataaatatattataaataataatatattatatataatatatatatatagattatatataattatagttattataatgtaatatagagttatgatgatatatatatatatattaatatattataataatagataatgtatatatatatattatataaatatatatatatattatataatatatagttatatactatatatatatatatatatatatatatatatatatatatgtataata of Macrobrachium nipponense isolate FS-2020 chromosome 11, ASM1510439v2, whole genome shotgun sequence contains these proteins:
- the LOC135209613 gene encoding involucrin-like, yielding MEKETSDREKEEFHVEKEALDREKEKFHMEKEALDREKEEFDRANKDREHQLQDFNEKSGKLAQLWKTKKEEMQKVEQELYQKIIDFKEMKAEFLKEKELFQKEREDFYQKKQETIHSIERREKLIEEVQLEENLNWNAKKEREVQLEKKIEELEKSNKGKDMQLDELEKSNKGKDRQILINKVEKCNLLHNLYRRGLVDKETVQEFLEDTIHEYRL
- the LOC135209620 gene encoding trichohyalin-like, which gives rise to MKESSTEEIENIGTDHLKDKIEGLEFENNQLKEMVQTQMEVMAQRNSEIESLVNLVKGIIAGDGADSNGEDKMAAIREEGCADRLKEGDSSPKCDAGLELLRDLILEMSHEMVGLRMHRLQINELFGLANARAHQIEEQVEQIIELNKEVSRRENRLATANEKLVVLERELLNEQKKTELLEMWARKKDNKIESLTCEVQKLVNGKTQISEEVKHLREDLAAANVKIDRLQEDNCQKEKRILEVERRLEDLANKFEERNAKLKMEGQEERLREERHSGTELCKEIEAYKQQMIAELEHSKRRTKEASKEKLETSATLRQSSFGKELVIELGRLKEQLCIRKESKTPRLGGHVEMLATEDPRQMTSSGETDRVMDITECLPDKDLQEVVGSKDRDMQSLSEVIDHLLKLQRTEKNDDAAALVEMSRGKDVQTQLDKILECMCQRMCQSQPATEDVIILQNTILPAPIQEEEVLLDPKYSTDELISTHEEVLATKQETSSIPKEVLGTSKTEDFISIPENITSEGLALTEEDIMSNSKPVPGEPFIVLEDLGSTAQATPVHPEEPCLTPQTTQEEDELISTQEEVLATKQETSSIPKEILGTSKTIISSEDCLTPQAAPIVQKELFITKQRDAFHVEGAAISGDEQALHNDREALNMERLAQIREKEAFAAEREAFYREKEIFDEGKDAFQREMATFYKEKEEFHMEKEVVDREKEEFHMEKEAVDRRKEALDREKEALEREKEEFDKENKEREHQLQNFNMEKETSDREREEYHMEKEALDKEKEEFDRVLEEFDRENKEREHQLQDFKMEKEEFHMKKEALYKEKEEFHMEREALRKKRKNFI